The following are encoded together in the Pedobacter steynii genome:
- a CDS encoding FecR family protein produces MKPNKGQKRKPNHKAFIQENFSDQQWESFDSDEPMPQGKSDEMHRFILGHISSKQQRRLKLIRVTKYLSAASIILIIGFALYIRPKNTKHQELPVTAKNELQAKVTTSSWKEVANPGTDIIKYRLPDSSFVTIYPASTIRFKREFDQKLRNVYLLGKARFKVKRDPMRPFSVFSGTLKTTALGTSFTINTRGKHISVKLHTGKIVVADTLTQQTLAYISSIGTTLLYDPSLRFSRIVKPATVIPPATALLKREGSLIIMKNIPLTKVLQLLNEAYGIKVNSNLTDVNKITFTGSVDTGKEQPEDVLKLICLINDMTLTRTSEQEFLIQKNR; encoded by the coding sequence ATGAAGCCAAACAAAGGACAAAAACGTAAGCCAAACCATAAAGCGTTCATCCAGGAAAATTTTAGTGATCAGCAATGGGAGTCTTTTGATTCCGATGAACCGATGCCACAAGGAAAATCAGATGAGATGCACCGCTTTATACTCGGGCACATCTCCTCAAAACAACAACGTAGGCTAAAGCTCATCCGGGTAACGAAATATCTTTCTGCGGCTTCGATAATTTTAATAATCGGATTTGCACTCTACATCCGGCCAAAGAATACCAAACACCAGGAGCTACCCGTTACGGCAAAAAACGAGTTGCAGGCAAAGGTCACTACCAGCAGCTGGAAAGAGGTGGCCAATCCCGGAACGGACATCATAAAGTACCGGTTACCGGATTCCTCATTCGTAACCATTTATCCAGCCTCCACAATCAGATTTAAAAGAGAGTTTGATCAAAAACTCCGAAACGTTTACCTTCTGGGTAAGGCCCGATTCAAAGTAAAACGAGATCCGATGAGGCCTTTCAGCGTGTTTTCAGGCACATTGAAGACCACAGCCCTGGGTACATCATTCACCATCAATACCCGTGGGAAACACATTTCTGTTAAGCTTCATACCGGGAAAATTGTGGTTGCCGATACCCTGACCCAACAAACCCTGGCCTATATTTCCAGTATTGGCACCACACTCCTTTACGATCCATCCCTCAGATTTTCCAGGATTGTCAAACCAGCAACAGTCATTCCTCCAGCAACAGCGCTGCTGAAAAGAGAGGGCAGCCTGATCATCATGAAAAATATACCGCTGACAAAAGTGCTGCAGCTTTTAAATGAAGCCTATGGCATTAAAGTGAATTCGAATCTGACAGACGTCAACAAAATCACTTTCACTGGCAGCGTGGATACGGGTAAAGAACAGCCTGAAGATGTACTCAAACTGATTTGTCTGATCAATGATATGACGCTGACCAGAACCTCAGAACAAGAATTTCTTATACAAAAGAACCGATAA
- a CDS encoding RNA polymerase sigma factor, with protein sequence MDKGMVCEIKAGELRAFNEAYSRYHKQIYQFVFKKTQSEYIATEVVQLCFIRLWEKRQSLNEHIELNIQLFGMARQVMIDELRKEAARLKYNTRSDQYPFTDNLMKMIESRDMLKRFEQEIDSMPPMRKMVFNLSRQNGLSYNEIAEMLGISPKTVESHIGKVLSRLKHYMYTILL encoded by the coding sequence ATGGACAAAGGTATGGTATGTGAAATAAAAGCCGGAGAACTCAGGGCTTTTAATGAGGCTTATTCCCGCTATCATAAACAAATTTATCAGTTTGTATTCAAGAAAACACAGTCTGAGTACATTGCTACAGAGGTAGTCCAGCTTTGCTTCATCAGGCTATGGGAAAAAAGACAATCACTAAATGAGCATATCGAATTAAATATTCAGTTATTTGGAATGGCGCGTCAGGTGATGATTGATGAGCTTAGAAAAGAAGCTGCGAGATTAAAATACAATACCAGGTCTGATCAATATCCATTTACAGACAACCTGATGAAAATGATCGAAAGCCGGGATATGCTAAAACGTTTTGAGCAGGAGATTGATTCCATGCCGCCGATGAGAAAAATGGTATTTAACCTCAGCAGACAAAATGGGCTCTCCTATAATGAAATAGCAGAGATGCTGGGAATATCCCCAAAGACCGTTGAGAGCCATATCGGAAAGGTGCTTTCCCGCCTTAAACACTATATGTATACCATCTTGCTGTAG
- a CDS encoding helix-turn-helix transcriptional regulator, translating to MEALSSGNFFGNTDQTIDLGGLIITNTEYTHEFVDWHFHENAYFTFLLAGRVAEINKKEQHNCGSGTLLFHNSQEPHYNLKPKGYTRGMHLELSPEWIKQFAGNHMAAGSFEVINPLVKSLFHQILLATKNTDDTTPLSLHAFAQVTVDQLSKKSDLRDYKQPPAWVDQLEQLIQDSHRLSHSLESLSNAIGVHPVHLSRYFPKYFGCNLGAYIRRVRLCRAAAEFNAGTKSAIQIAFECGFYDQSHLIRCFKEEFSVTPHHYLSHVNSVLFSGLKKT from the coding sequence ATGGAAGCACTGTCATCTGGAAACTTTTTTGGCAATACTGATCAGACCATTGATTTGGGTGGGCTCATTATCACCAATACCGAATATACGCATGAATTCGTTGACTGGCACTTTCATGAGAATGCTTATTTCACTTTCCTGTTAGCGGGAAGGGTTGCTGAGATTAACAAAAAGGAACAGCATAACTGCGGTTCGGGAACTTTGCTTTTTCACAATAGCCAGGAGCCGCATTATAACCTGAAGCCAAAGGGTTATACCAGGGGAATGCACCTCGAATTATCTCCGGAATGGATTAAGCAATTTGCTGGTAACCATATGGCTGCGGGGAGTTTTGAGGTGATCAATCCTTTAGTGAAATCGCTCTTCCATCAAATCTTACTGGCCACTAAAAACACTGATGATACTACTCCGTTATCCCTCCATGCGTTTGCGCAGGTTACGGTAGATCAGCTTTCCAAAAAATCAGATCTTCGGGATTACAAACAACCACCAGCCTGGGTTGATCAACTGGAACAGTTAATTCAGGATAGCCACCGGTTAAGTCATTCTCTGGAATCTTTATCCAATGCTATCGGTGTGCATCCTGTTCATCTATCCAGGTACTTTCCAAAATATTTCGGCTGTAATCTGGGCGCTTATATCCGGCGTGTGCGACTTTGCCGGGCGGCTGCTGAGTTCAACGCCGGCACCAAATCTGCTATCCAGATTGCTTTTGAATGTGGCTTTTATGACCAGTCCCATCTCATCCGATGTTTTAAGGAAGAGTTTAGTGTTACGCCCCATCACTATCTGAGTCATGTTAATTCTGTACTATTTTCCGGATTGAAAAAGACTTAA
- a CDS encoding serine hydrolase domain-containing protein — translation MNRVLFLALFATSFVLNFTTTAQVKELKFLDHRPDSRRDSASKDQAISSYNIGSNKDLYLQFSTGKSLVEELAELVPELKADSAMKLGNFQLSFLIDDQPVYKEDLHPGAILRQDKIVRKSLEVALISGSRSGLWSLNMWDRFMINSGIELLGATPKKLSIQIRVYINAGKKIYSPLLLAADIRMTRILPALDPQLIKPQLIQSGSGWPLYTGSYDSELIGQLNTKILNQSYRKINSIVVIKKGKLLLEEYFNGASRTSLHDPRSVSKSFTGTLLGMAISDGYIKSEEQRLSEFYDLKQFKHPSAKKENVRLVDLLTMSSAFDGNDDLMESPGNEENMYPTADYVKFALDLPMAEDKQNGKQWSYFTVGTMLLGDIMDKAIPGGLELYAKKKLFAPLGIDSLEWARTPQGKPFTGGGLRLRALDFAKFGQLYLNKGIWNGKQILPKSWVEKSFSQLQRLPADRPGFYGFLFWNKTFHINGKDLEAYYSSGNGGNKIYVFKEIDLVVVINASAYGTSFAHPQADQIMEKYILPAVL, via the coding sequence ATGAATCGAGTTTTATTTTTAGCCTTATTTGCCACGTCTTTTGTTCTTAATTTTACCACAACCGCTCAGGTAAAAGAACTGAAGTTTCTTGACCACCGGCCTGATTCCCGAAGGGATTCGGCTTCAAAAGATCAGGCAATTTCCAGTTATAATATTGGAAGCAATAAAGATCTTTATCTGCAGTTCAGTACCGGGAAGTCGCTTGTTGAAGAACTTGCTGAGCTGGTACCAGAACTTAAGGCCGATTCTGCGATGAAGCTTGGAAATTTTCAGCTTTCTTTTCTGATCGATGATCAGCCTGTTTATAAGGAAGATTTGCATCCAGGTGCTATTCTCCGCCAGGATAAAATCGTTAGAAAGTCGCTCGAAGTAGCTCTGATCAGTGGGAGCAGGTCCGGACTATGGAGTCTGAATATGTGGGACCGGTTTATGATTAATTCAGGTATAGAGTTATTGGGTGCAACGCCAAAAAAACTTAGCATACAGATCAGAGTTTATATTAATGCGGGGAAGAAAATCTATTCGCCGCTTCTCCTGGCAGCAGATATCAGGATGACCAGGATTCTACCCGCCCTTGATCCACAGTTAATAAAACCCCAACTGATTCAGTCCGGCAGCGGCTGGCCACTTTATACCGGAAGTTATGATTCTGAGCTTATCGGGCAGCTCAATACTAAAATACTGAACCAGTCTTATAGAAAAATCAATTCTATCGTGGTGATCAAAAAAGGAAAACTACTATTGGAAGAATATTTTAATGGCGCATCCAGAACCAGCTTGCATGATCCCCGCTCGGTTAGTAAATCTTTTACGGGTACCTTACTTGGTATGGCCATTAGCGATGGTTATATCAAATCAGAGGAGCAAAGGCTGAGCGAGTTTTACGATTTAAAACAATTTAAACATCCATCAGCGAAAAAGGAAAATGTACGCCTGGTTGATCTGTTGACGATGAGCTCTGCTTTTGATGGGAATGACGATCTGATGGAATCTCCCGGTAATGAAGAAAATATGTATCCTACTGCTGATTATGTGAAGTTTGCCCTGGATTTGCCAATGGCAGAAGATAAACAGAATGGAAAACAATGGTCTTATTTTACCGTTGGCACGATGCTTCTGGGAGACATTATGGATAAAGCAATACCAGGTGGTTTGGAGTTGTATGCCAAAAAGAAACTGTTTGCTCCTTTGGGTATTGATTCGCTTGAGTGGGCACGTACCCCTCAAGGGAAACCTTTTACGGGTGGGGGATTACGATTAAGAGCCCTGGATTTCGCTAAATTCGGACAGCTCTATCTTAACAAAGGGATATGGAATGGAAAACAGATCTTGCCAAAATCATGGGTGGAAAAGTCATTTAGCCAACTGCAAAGGCTACCTGCAGACCGGCCGGGATTTTATGGATTCCTTTTCTGGAATAAAACTTTCCATATCAATGGGAAGGATCTGGAAGCTTATTATAGCTCAGGTAATGGAGGAAATAAAATCTATGTTTTTAAGGAAATAGACCTGGTTGTGGTGATTAATGCGTCTGCCTATGGAACCTCTTTTGCCCATCCGCAGGCGGATCAGATTATGGAAAAGTATATTCTTCCGGCAGTACTTTAG
- a CDS encoding SprT-like domain-containing protein yields the protein MTNCVSVFTSILKSHFVFLTVLLFVFSSCRKEHSAESEPNIIPKNVLSKEDPDFASRLAAIKEKFYSDELEEKLIPNVKQDIVWIPDWENPNTQIVNDSVSYVLYPLIGKYSKNGKSEKAMLIGGKPYLMVKNEKEFYRAFYYSNDNSLQSMTNPTELKMDNFTGKLLLSSLTNRGNYLLDYVNGEVSYSYKDLQKRGAKKANGMRGKLSYIETQCHTEMRNCTFVSDWAGSCSGSIIVLFSPTCNWPQSICGTSFSLTDSSEITVCEDIWFPDPPTDPGSGGGGTGGTSTGYEVIINVTDPCILEGVRTSINARNTIREMLNATFTGSDFESRDVSFYDVTTLPNNIMGTTHPENTMVFTINLNKNVLPDRSKEYIVSTVYHEILHAYLMTKYPIGTDGKFIMSDDHAQMADEYIALLTGALKVAFPQIGLKDAWALSWGGLEATPYYNKKLSAAERTEIEKINSQHRKTAPVAERKGTYCN from the coding sequence ATGACGAATTGTGTTAGCGTTTTCACGAGTATATTAAAGTCTCATTTTGTATTTTTAACAGTTCTATTGTTTGTTTTCTCTTCGTGTAGAAAAGAACATTCAGCCGAATCAGAACCAAACATTATTCCTAAAAATGTACTTTCAAAGGAGGATCCAGATTTTGCTTCGAGACTTGCTGCTATAAAAGAAAAATTTTATTCAGATGAGTTGGAGGAAAAGCTTATTCCAAATGTTAAACAGGATATAGTTTGGATCCCCGATTGGGAAAATCCAAACACTCAAATTGTTAACGATTCAGTTTCCTATGTCCTATATCCTTTAATCGGGAAATACTCAAAAAATGGGAAGTCGGAAAAAGCGATGCTAATAGGAGGTAAGCCTTATTTAATGGTGAAAAATGAGAAAGAATTTTATCGGGCATTCTATTACAGTAATGATAATTCGTTACAATCGATGACAAATCCAACTGAACTGAAAATGGATAATTTCACTGGTAAGCTTCTTCTCTCTAGCCTTACTAATAGAGGTAATTATTTGCTTGATTACGTGAATGGTGAAGTGAGCTATTCTTATAAGGATTTACAAAAACGTGGTGCGAAGAAGGCAAACGGCATGAGAGGCAAGCTTTCATATATTGAAACGCAATGCCATACTGAAATGAGGAACTGTACCTTTGTTTCAGATTGGGCAGGATCCTGTAGTGGCTCAATAATAGTTCTATTCAGTCCAACGTGTAATTGGCCGCAAAGTATTTGTGGTACTAGTTTTTCCCTTACAGATTCTAGTGAGATCACTGTCTGTGAAGATATATGGTTTCCAGATCCACCAACTGATCCAGGTTCAGGAGGAGGTGGTACCGGCGGTACTTCAACTGGCTATGAAGTGATAATTAATGTTACAGACCCTTGTATTCTAGAGGGAGTTCGTACTTCTATTAATGCTAGAAATACAATTAGGGAGATGCTTAATGCAACATTTACTGGTTCCGATTTTGAAAGCCGAGATGTTTCTTTTTATGATGTAACTACACTTCCAAATAACATAATGGGAACAACCCATCCTGAGAATACCATGGTGTTTACCATTAATTTGAATAAAAATGTGTTGCCTGATCGATCTAAAGAATATATTGTGTCGACTGTATATCATGAGATATTACATGCATATTTGATGACAAAGTATCCAATTGGAACAGATGGGAAATTCATAATGAGTGATGATCATGCCCAGATGGCCGATGAGTATATTGCATTATTAACAGGCGCTTTAAAGGTTGCATTTCCCCAAATTGGTCTAAAGGATGCATGGGCATTATCATGGGGAGGATTGGAAGCAACACCTTACTATAATAAAAAGCTAAGTGCAGCCGAAAGAACGGAGATAGAAAAAATTAATAGTCAGCATAGGAAAACAGCTCCTGTGGCTGAAAGGAAAGGAACTTATTGTAATTAA